The following coding sequences are from one Hydra vulgaris chromosome 04, alternate assembly HydraT2T_AEP window:
- the LOC136079636 gene encoding multiple inositol polyphosphate phosphatase 1-like codes for MPFSTVYKFESTCKLRTVHSSNSLAAGLFENTGTLGACRIQPIAIQTYPCDSSKELEFYKMCKSYTDKVEKNEETKEEMKKFGKGTEMNNVLEKVKRKLGLSFSLEVNHLKIMYIYCSYEIGMFSGTMDTGFCSMFDNDDLQVIEYYFDLEDFYLSSKVFPITYQSSCPLLADIVKTLKTATIINSTESFNGIFRSGHSETIVPFLALLGVYLNEGYLTASNYKEMKARIFRASCLAPFSANIYFVLYKCDDDNYKIQLSVNEHLVKIPCCDSKEDCSFSKFLECYESIAEKCNYESMCENNHSRSKTIN; via the coding sequence atgccgTTCTCCActgtatataaatttgaaagcaCTTGTAAATTACGTACTGTTCATAGTTCAAACTCTTTGGCAGCAGGTTTGTTTGAAAATACTGGAACGCTAGGAGCGTGTCGCATCCAGCCTATTGCAATTCAAACGTATCCATGTGACAGCAGCAAGGAATTAGAATTTTATAAGATGTGTAAAAGTTATACTGATAAGGtggaaaaaaatgaagaaaccaaGGAAGAGATGAAAAAGTTTGGTAAGGGAACTGAAATGAACAATGTTCTGGAAAAAGTAAAACGCAAACTTGGTTTATCATTTTCTCTCGAagtaaaccatttaaaaattatgtatatttattgttCGTATGAAATCGGAATGTTTAGCGGTACCATGGATACTGGTTTTTGTTCAATGTTTGATAATGACGATCTGCAAGTCATAgagtattattttgatttagaaGATTTTTACTTATCTTCTAAGGTATTTCCAATAACCTATCAATCTAGTTGTCCTTTACTTGCGGATATtgtgaaaacattaaaaactgcAACGATTATAAATAGTACTGAAAGTTTTAATGGTATATTTCGATCTGGTCATTCAGAAACTATTGTTCCATTTCTTGCACTACTTGGAGTGTACTTAAATGAAGGTTATTTAACTGCTAGTAATTATAAAGAAATGAAGGCAAGAATATTTCGTGCATCTTGTTTGGCGCCTTTTTCAGCGAACATCTATTTCGTTCTTTATAAATGCGATGATGACaattataaaattcaactttCGGTGAACGAGCATCTCGTAAAGATTCCATGCTGTGATTCAAAAGAAGATTgtagtttttctaaatttctgGAATGCTACGAAAGCATCGCAGAAAAATGTAATTACGAAAGCATGTGTGAAAACAATCATAGTAGaagtaaaactataaattaG